Proteins encoded by one window of Streptomyces sp. NBC_01477:
- a CDS encoding IclR family transcriptional regulator, with protein MSQTVDRALSILPLLAEGPASLEQVATRLDVHKSTALRLLRTLHEHGLVYRQQDQRYRLGARLFALAQQAVEALDIRGIAHPHLAALNERTGHTVHLAVYEQGEVVYIDKVESRYPVRMYSRIGRPVAITVAAVAKLLLADLPEPERRAVAEGLDYPRYTPRSTPDAGAFLAELARVRDQGWASDLGGHEESINCVGAPLRGPDGRVCAAMSVSAPNVVVTAEELLRLRPLILRTAEAIGAELSGATPPAPAPAPTATKGATR; from the coding sequence GTGAGCCAGACGGTCGATCGCGCGCTGAGCATCCTGCCGCTGCTCGCCGAGGGCCCCGCGAGCCTGGAACAGGTCGCCACCCGGCTCGACGTGCACAAGTCCACCGCGCTGCGGCTGCTGCGCACCCTGCACGAACACGGCCTGGTCTACCGCCAGCAGGACCAGCGCTACCGGCTCGGCGCCCGGCTGTTCGCGCTCGCCCAGCAGGCCGTCGAGGCACTGGACATCCGCGGCATCGCCCACCCGCACCTGGCCGCGCTCAACGAACGCACCGGCCACACCGTGCACCTGGCGGTCTACGAGCAGGGCGAGGTCGTCTACATCGACAAGGTGGAGAGCCGCTACCCGGTCCGTATGTACTCGCGGATCGGCCGCCCGGTCGCCATCACGGTCGCCGCCGTCGCCAAACTGCTGCTCGCCGACCTGCCGGAGCCGGAGCGCCGGGCGGTCGCGGAAGGCCTGGACTACCCGCGCTACACCCCGCGTTCGACACCGGACGCGGGCGCCTTCCTCGCCGAGCTGGCCCGGGTGCGCGACCAGGGCTGGGCCAGCGACCTGGGCGGCCACGAGGAGTCCATCAACTGCGTCGGCGCCCCGCTGCGCGGCCCCGACGGACGGGTCTGCGCGGCCATGTCGGTGTCGGCGCCCAACGTGGTGGTCACCGCGGAAGAGCTGCTGCGGCTGCGGCCGTTGATCCTGCGGACGGCCGAGGCGATCGGCGCCGAACTGTCCGGTGCCACGCCCCCCGCTCCTGCCCCCGCACCCACCGCTACGAAAGGCGCGACCCGATGA
- a CDS encoding alanine racemase — protein MDVVAERVAALREERIDHRFKGLPPDAEGLTVGELAGQRRTLTDGGFTTPLLVLSADALDHNLAVLERWTDEHGLAFAPHGKTSMAPQLFARQLERGAWGITVAVPHQLRVCRAFGVPRVFLANELVDPVALRWLGAELDADPGFEFVCYVDSVRGVRLMDEALRAAGTRRRVDVVIELGAGEGARTGARTEADCAAVAGAVAAADRLRLVGVAGYEGEVPGADPERVRAWLRRLVALAAELDRGGAFAGAERIVVSAGGSAWFDAVADVFGGIGAMSLPVLRLLRSGAYVTHDDTHYARVTPFTRVPGHLEPAFRLWAQVVSRPAPGQAFLNAGKRDAPYDLGLPTPLAVRSPEGLRAAPDGLRVSGISDQHLWLDVPAADPLQVGDTVCLGLSHPCTTFDKWPLIPVATPDGTITDYIRTFF, from the coding sequence ATGGACGTCGTCGCCGAACGGGTCGCCGCGCTGCGCGAGGAACGTATCGACCACCGTTTCAAGGGCCTGCCGCCGGACGCCGAGGGGCTCACCGTCGGCGAACTCGCCGGCCAGCGGCGCACCCTCACCGACGGCGGCTTCACCACCCCGCTGCTCGTGCTGTCCGCCGACGCTCTGGACCACAACCTCGCCGTCCTGGAGCGCTGGACGGACGAGCACGGCCTCGCCTTCGCCCCGCACGGCAAGACGTCGATGGCCCCGCAGCTCTTCGCCCGCCAGCTCGAACGCGGCGCCTGGGGCATCACCGTCGCCGTACCCCACCAGCTGCGGGTCTGCCGCGCCTTCGGCGTCCCCCGGGTCTTCCTGGCCAACGAACTCGTCGACCCGGTCGCGCTGCGCTGGCTCGGCGCCGAACTGGACGCCGACCCCGGCTTCGAGTTCGTCTGCTACGTCGACTCCGTGCGCGGCGTCCGGCTCATGGACGAGGCGCTGCGGGCCGCGGGCACCCGGCGCCGGGTGGACGTCGTGATCGAACTCGGCGCCGGTGAGGGCGCGCGGACCGGGGCGCGCACCGAGGCGGACTGCGCCGCCGTCGCCGGGGCGGTCGCGGCGGCGGACCGGCTGCGGCTCGTCGGCGTCGCGGGCTACGAGGGCGAGGTGCCGGGCGCCGACCCCGAGCGGGTACGGGCCTGGCTGCGGCGGCTGGTCGCGCTCGCGGCGGAGCTGGACCGCGGCGGGGCCTTCGCCGGGGCCGAGCGGATCGTGGTCAGCGCGGGGGGCTCCGCGTGGTTCGACGCGGTCGCGGATGTCTTCGGCGGTATCGGCGCGATGTCCCTGCCGGTGCTGCGGCTGCTGCGGTCGGGCGCGTACGTCACGCACGACGACACGCACTACGCCCGGGTGACGCCCTTCACCCGGGTGCCCGGGCACCTGGAGCCGGCCTTCCGGCTGTGGGCCCAGGTGGTCTCCCGGCCGGCGCCGGGGCAGGCCTTCCTCAACGCGGGCAAGCGCGACGCGCCCTACGACCTCGGGCTTCCCACACCGCTGGCGGTGCGCTCGCCCGAAGGCCTGCGGGCCGCCCCCGACGGCCTCCGCGTCAGCGGCATCTCCGACCAGCACCTGTGGCTCGACGTCCCGGCCGCCGACCCGCTCCAGGTCGGCGACACCGTGTGCCTCGGGCTCTCCCACCCCTGCACGACCTTCGACAAATGGCCCCTCATCCCGGTCGCCACCCCCGACGGCACGATCACGGACTACATCCGCACCTTCTTCTAG
- a CDS encoding pyridoxal phosphate-dependent aminotransferase, with amino-acid sequence MQVIQSTKLANVCYEIRGPVLEEAMRLEAAGHRILKLNTGNPAGFGFECPPEILEDMLRSLKDAHGYGDAKGLLSARRAVMQHYQTKGIPLDVEDIYLGNGVSELIQMSMQALLDDGDEVLVPAPDYPLWTASVSLAGGTAVHYRCDEQSDWMPDLADIERKVTDRTKAIVIINPNNPTGAVYDDEMLRGLTDIARRHRLVVCSDEIYDKILYDDVTHTPTSAIAPDLLTLTFNGLSKAYRVAGYRSGWMAVCGPKSQAGSYIEGLTILANMRLCANMPAQHAIATALGGHQSITSLVLPGGRLLAQRDATYAALTAIPGVTCVKPKGALYAFPRLDPQVYKIKDDRQMVLDLLRAEKIMIVHGTGFNWIEPDHFRIVTLPRAEDLTEAIGRIGRFLDGYAQP; translated from the coding sequence ATGCAGGTGATCCAGTCCACGAAGCTCGCAAATGTCTGTTACGAGATCCGGGGTCCGGTTCTTGAGGAGGCGATGCGGCTGGAGGCGGCCGGGCACCGCATCCTCAAGCTGAACACCGGGAATCCGGCCGGATTCGGGTTCGAGTGCCCGCCCGAGATCCTTGAGGACATGCTGCGCTCCCTGAAGGACGCGCATGGCTACGGCGACGCCAAGGGCCTGTTGTCGGCGCGGCGGGCGGTGATGCAGCACTACCAGACCAAGGGCATCCCGCTGGACGTCGAGGACATCTACCTCGGCAACGGCGTGTCCGAACTGATCCAGATGTCGATGCAGGCCCTGCTCGACGACGGCGACGAGGTGCTGGTCCCGGCGCCCGACTACCCGCTGTGGACCGCCTCGGTCTCGCTGGCCGGCGGCACCGCGGTGCACTACCGGTGCGACGAGCAGTCCGACTGGATGCCGGACCTCGCCGACATCGAGCGCAAGGTGACCGACCGCACCAAGGCGATCGTCATCATCAACCCGAACAACCCGACCGGCGCCGTCTACGACGACGAGATGCTGCGCGGCCTCACCGACATCGCGCGCCGGCACCGGTTGGTGGTCTGCTCCGACGAGATCTACGACAAGATCCTCTACGACGACGTCACCCACACCCCGACCTCGGCGATCGCGCCCGACCTGCTCACCCTGACCTTCAACGGCCTGTCCAAGGCCTACCGGGTGGCCGGCTACCGCAGCGGCTGGATGGCCGTGTGCGGCCCCAAGTCCCAGGCGGGCAGCTACATAGAGGGCCTGACGATCCTGGCCAACATGCGGCTGTGCGCCAACATGCCGGCCCAGCACGCCATCGCGACCGCGCTCGGCGGCCACCAGTCGATCACCTCGCTGGTCCTGCCCGGCGGCCGGCTGCTGGCCCAGCGCGACGCCACGTATGCGGCGCTCACCGCGATCCCCGGCGTGACCTGCGTCAAGCCCAAGGGCGCGCTGTACGCCTTCCCGCGGCTGGACCCGCAGGTCTACAAGATCAAGGACGACCGGCAGATGGTGCTCGACCTGCTGCGGGCCGAGAAGATCATGATCGTGCACGGGACCGGGTTCAACTGGATCGAACCCGACCACTTCCGGATCGTCACGCTGCCGCGCGCGGAGGACCTGACCGAGGCGATCGGCCGTATCGGCCGCTTCCTGGACGGCTACGCGCAGCCGTAG
- a CDS encoding sugar kinase, which produces MSVTPSVDVVCLGESMVTFVPSRAGRLADVPAFRRTIGGAESNVACTLARTGHTARWVSRVGSDGFGDHLVDTIAGAGVDVGAVQRDPHRPTGVYFRTAGERATTLDAAQDRAEVVYYRKGSAASALSPALVRRADVWAGRVLHLTGITCALSATCKALMRRLTHREPGRPLVSFDVNHRPALWHGADPWLLAELARGCDLVFVGEDEAQAAWGLADADAIRAALPEPATVVVKQGAAGATVFSGGERVRVPAPAVDVVAHVGAGDAFAAGFLSATLRGLPLRDRLRHGHLLAAAALIVPGDLAPPPARAHADALAALDDTAWGRLRLGPGWTDQGRDREQEAER; this is translated from the coding sequence GTGAGCGTGACGCCGAGCGTGGACGTCGTATGCCTGGGGGAGTCCATGGTCACCTTCGTGCCGAGCCGGGCCGGGCGGCTGGCCGACGTGCCCGCCTTCCGGCGGACCATCGGCGGCGCCGAGTCGAACGTCGCGTGCACCCTGGCGCGTACCGGGCACACCGCCCGCTGGGTCAGCCGGGTCGGCAGCGACGGCTTCGGCGACCACCTGGTCGACACCATCGCCGGCGCCGGTGTCGACGTCGGCGCCGTCCAGCGCGACCCGCACCGGCCCACCGGCGTCTACTTCCGTACCGCGGGCGAACGCGCGACCACCCTGGACGCCGCCCAGGACCGCGCCGAGGTCGTCTACTACCGCAAGGGCTCCGCCGCCTCCGCGCTGTCGCCCGCGCTGGTGCGGCGCGCGGACGTGTGGGCCGGGCGGGTGCTGCACCTGACCGGGATCACCTGCGCCCTGTCGGCCACCTGCAAGGCGCTGATGCGGCGGCTCACCCACCGCGAGCCGGGCCGCCCGCTGGTGTCCTTCGACGTCAACCACCGGCCCGCGCTGTGGCACGGCGCCGACCCGTGGCTGCTGGCCGAACTCGCCCGCGGCTGCGACCTGGTCTTCGTCGGCGAGGACGAGGCGCAGGCCGCCTGGGGCCTCGCGGACGCCGACGCGATCCGGGCCGCGCTGCCCGAGCCGGCGACGGTGGTCGTCAAGCAGGGCGCGGCAGGCGCCACCGTCTTCAGCGGCGGCGAGCGGGTCCGCGTACCGGCGCCGGCCGTGGACGTCGTCGCCCACGTCGGCGCGGGCGACGCCTTCGCGGCCGGCTTCCTGTCCGCGACCCTGCGCGGGCTGCCGCTGCGCGACCGGCTGCGGCACGGGCACCTGCTGGCCGCCGCCGCGCTGATCGTGCCGGGCGACCTCGCGCCGCCGCCCGCCCGCGCGCACGCCGACGCCCTTGCCGCACTGGACGACACCGCATGGGGCAGACTGCGACTCGGCCCCGGCTGGACGGACCAGGGCCGGGACCGCGAACAGGAGGCCGAGCGGTGA
- a CDS encoding N-acyl-D-amino-acid deacylase family protein — MDLVVRGARIVDGSGSPAYAGDVGIEAGRIVEVRREGEPRASAKRTLDARGLALAPGFIDMHAHSDLALLTDPAHEAKAAQGVTLEVLGQDGLSYAPADDRTLDTLRTLIAGWNGDGSDVTFDWRTVGGYLDRLDEGVAVNAAYLVPQGTVRMMAVGWEDRPAAPAELDRMRELVAEGLAQGAVGMSSGLTYTPGMYAPDAELTELCRVVAAYGGYYCPHHRSYGAGALEAYREMIALTRAAGCPLHLAHATMNFDVNAGRAPDLLALLDEALADGADITLDSYPYTAGCTTLAALLPSWAAVGGPDATLARLRDGPTAERIRHALEVTGSDGSHGVPMDWSTIEVSGTADPALAGRVGTRLDGWPAARALLLADRLGTTILQHVGDERNVRTVMRHRTHTAGSDGILHGAKPHPRAYGTFPHYLGHYVRELGVLTLEECVAHLTGRPAARLRLPDRGLVRAGHRADLVLFDPATVAAGATYDRPRALPAGIPHVLIDGRFVIEDGRRTDVLAGRSVRRTAPR, encoded by the coding sequence ATGGACCTGGTCGTGCGGGGCGCGCGGATTGTGGACGGGAGCGGGTCACCCGCCTACGCGGGCGACGTCGGCATCGAGGCCGGCCGCATCGTCGAGGTGCGCCGGGAAGGCGAACCGCGGGCGAGCGCCAAGCGGACCCTCGACGCCCGCGGCCTCGCGCTGGCGCCCGGCTTCATCGACATGCACGCGCACAGCGACCTGGCCCTGCTCACCGACCCCGCCCACGAGGCGAAGGCGGCCCAGGGCGTCACCCTGGAGGTCCTCGGCCAGGACGGCCTGTCGTACGCCCCGGCCGACGACCGCACCCTCGACACGCTGCGCACCCTCATCGCGGGCTGGAACGGCGACGGCTCGGACGTCACCTTCGACTGGCGCACCGTCGGCGGCTACCTGGACCGGCTGGACGAGGGCGTCGCGGTCAACGCCGCCTACCTCGTACCGCAGGGCACCGTCAGGATGATGGCGGTCGGCTGGGAGGACAGGCCCGCCGCCCCGGCCGAGCTGGACCGGATGAGGGAGCTGGTCGCGGAGGGCCTGGCGCAGGGCGCGGTGGGGATGTCGTCGGGGCTGACGTACACCCCGGGGATGTACGCGCCGGACGCCGAGCTGACCGAGCTGTGCCGGGTGGTCGCGGCGTACGGCGGCTACTACTGCCCGCACCACCGCTCCTACGGCGCCGGGGCGCTGGAGGCGTACCGGGAGATGATCGCGCTGACCCGGGCGGCGGGCTGCCCGCTGCACCTGGCGCACGCGACGATGAACTTCGACGTCAACGCGGGCCGCGCCCCCGACCTGCTGGCGCTGCTGGACGAGGCGCTGGCGGACGGCGCCGACATCACGCTGGACAGCTATCCGTACACCGCGGGCTGTACGACGCTGGCGGCGCTGCTGCCGAGCTGGGCGGCGGTCGGCGGCCCCGACGCGACGCTGGCCCGGCTGCGCGACGGGCCGACGGCGGAACGCATCAGGCACGCCCTTGAGGTGACCGGTTCCGACGGCAGCCACGGGGTGCCGATGGACTGGTCCACGATCGAGGTCTCCGGCACCGCGGACCCGGCCCTGGCCGGCCGGGTCGGCACCCGGCTCGACGGCTGGCCCGCGGCCCGCGCGCTGCTGCTGGCCGACCGGCTCGGTACGACGATCCTCCAGCACGTCGGCGACGAGCGGAACGTCCGTACGGTGATGCGGCACCGCACCCACACCGCGGGATCGGACGGCATCCTGCACGGCGCCAAGCCGCACCCGCGGGCGTACGGCACTTTCCCGCACTACCTGGGCCACTACGTGCGCGAGCTGGGCGTCCTCACACTTGAGGAGTGCGTCGCCCACCTGACGGGCCGCCCCGCCGCCCGGCTGCGGCTGCCCGACCGCGGGCTGGTCCGCGCGGGCCACCGCGCCGACCTGGTGCTGTTCGACCCGGCGACGGTCGCGGCGGGGGCGACGTACGACCGCCCGCGCGCCCTGCCGGCCGGCATCCCGCACGTGCTGATCGACGGCAGGTTCGTCATCGAGGACGGCCGGCGGACCGATGTGCTGGCGGGCCGCTCGGTGCGGCGGACCGCCCCGCGGTGA